In one Aromatoleum aromaticum EbN1 genomic region, the following are encoded:
- the paaG gene encoding 2-(1,2-epoxy-1,2-dihydrophenyl)acetyl-CoA isomerase PaaG, with translation MSNELDMQGETIRMEVVGGVATLTLNRPDRLNSFTNRMHEEVREALAAVKAGRDRGIVRVLVITGAGRGFCAGQDLSDRAVAPGEAPVDLGASVEKNYKPLAMALRNLDLPVIAAVNGVAAGAGASIALACDLVFAARSASFIQSFSKLGVVPDTGGSWILPRLVGPARALGLALLGEKLGAEQAEQWGLIWKCVDDDALMPTVQQVAASLAQGPTFGYAQTKKAIWASSTNDFETQLDLERNMMTVCGQSNDYREGVAAFIEKRAPSFKGD, from the coding sequence ATGAGCAACGAGCTTGACATGCAGGGAGAAACGATCCGCATGGAAGTCGTCGGCGGGGTCGCGACGCTGACGCTGAACCGGCCTGACCGGCTCAACAGCTTCACGAACCGTATGCACGAAGAAGTACGCGAAGCGCTGGCCGCGGTGAAGGCCGGGCGCGACAGGGGCATCGTCCGCGTCCTCGTGATCACCGGCGCCGGGCGCGGCTTCTGCGCCGGGCAGGATCTCTCCGACCGCGCCGTCGCCCCGGGTGAAGCGCCGGTCGACCTCGGCGCATCCGTCGAGAAGAACTACAAGCCGCTGGCGATGGCGCTGCGCAACCTCGACCTGCCGGTCATCGCCGCGGTCAATGGCGTCGCGGCCGGCGCCGGGGCGAGCATCGCGCTGGCGTGCGATCTCGTGTTCGCTGCGCGTTCGGCGAGCTTCATCCAGTCGTTCAGCAAGCTCGGCGTCGTTCCCGACACCGGCGGCAGCTGGATCCTGCCGCGCCTCGTCGGTCCGGCGCGCGCGCTCGGCCTCGCGCTGCTCGGCGAGAAGCTCGGCGCCGAACAGGCTGAACAGTGGGGCCTGATCTGGAAATGCGTCGATGACGACGCGTTGATGCCGACCGTGCAGCAGGTCGCGGCGAGCCTCGCGCAGGGACCGACTTTCGGCTACGCGCAGACCAAGAAGGCGATCTGGGCGAGTTCGACGAACGACTTCGAAACCCAGCTCGACCTCGAGCGCAACATGATGACGGTGTGCGGCCAGTCGAACGACTACCGCGAAGGGGTGGCCGCGTTCATCGAAAAGCGCGCGCCGAGCTTCAAAGGGGACTAG
- the paaH gene encoding 3-hydroxyacyl-CoA dehydrogenase PaaH gives MKALNKNVKVLVIGAGAMGSGIAHVAARAGHTVYLYDGRPEAVQSGCAGIDKDLRYLVAKGRLPEAEAQAILARVLPVAALDEARDAGLAIEAIVENLDVKQALFRDLEALLGEDAILASNTSSLSITAMAAGLTRPGRFAGLHFFNPAPRMALVEIVSGLATERAIADTLHATARAWGKIPVHAKSTPGFIVNRVARPYYAEALRVLAEKAAEPQTLDAILREGCGFAMGPFELMDLIGHDVNFAVTRSVFEAYFNDRRFAPSLIQQELVFAGRLGRKSGHGFYDYAEGAVKPPARSEPVRNAEAKIAVVGDIGAAAPLIARLEAGGVEVRREAGKGGRGWMKIGAACVALSDGRTATRRAVEEECPNLVLLDLCLDFAATGRITVARADQCGLGAFRAVIGTLQKAGVNVSVIDDVAGLLSLRVVAMLANEAADAVLYGVASATDVDTAMCHGTNYPKGGPLAWADQLGAAFIAEVISNLAAHYGEERYRVSPFLQRKAFKGELVHD, from the coding sequence ATGAAGGCGCTGAACAAGAACGTGAAAGTGCTCGTGATCGGCGCTGGCGCGATGGGCAGCGGCATCGCCCACGTCGCCGCACGCGCCGGCCACACCGTGTATCTGTACGACGGCCGCCCCGAGGCGGTTCAGTCGGGGTGCGCGGGCATCGACAAGGACCTGCGCTACCTCGTCGCCAAGGGGCGGCTGCCCGAAGCCGAGGCACAGGCAATCCTCGCGCGCGTGCTGCCGGTCGCCGCGCTTGACGAAGCGCGCGACGCCGGGCTCGCGATCGAGGCGATCGTCGAGAACCTCGACGTCAAGCAGGCGTTGTTCAGGGACCTCGAAGCGCTGCTCGGCGAAGACGCGATCCTCGCGAGCAACACGTCGTCGCTGTCGATCACCGCGATGGCCGCCGGACTCACGCGCCCGGGGCGCTTTGCCGGGCTGCATTTCTTCAACCCGGCGCCCCGCATGGCGCTCGTCGAAATCGTCTCTGGCCTTGCGACGGAGCGCGCGATCGCCGACACGCTGCACGCGACGGCGCGGGCGTGGGGCAAGATTCCGGTGCATGCGAAATCGACGCCGGGCTTCATCGTCAACCGCGTTGCGCGGCCGTACTACGCTGAAGCGCTGCGCGTGCTCGCCGAGAAAGCTGCCGAGCCGCAGACGCTCGACGCGATCCTGCGCGAAGGCTGCGGTTTCGCGATGGGGCCGTTCGAACTGATGGACCTGATCGGGCACGACGTGAACTTCGCCGTCACCCGCTCGGTGTTCGAGGCATATTTCAACGATCGCCGCTTCGCCCCGAGCCTGATCCAGCAGGAACTCGTCTTTGCCGGCCGACTCGGGCGCAAGAGCGGGCACGGCTTCTACGACTATGCCGAAGGCGCGGTCAAGCCGCCCGCGCGCAGCGAACCGGTGCGCAACGCCGAGGCGAAGATCGCCGTTGTCGGCGACATCGGCGCCGCGGCCCCGCTGATCGCGCGGCTCGAAGCGGGCGGCGTCGAAGTGCGGCGCGAAGCGGGCAAGGGCGGACGCGGCTGGATGAAGATCGGCGCGGCGTGCGTTGCGCTGTCCGACGGACGCACTGCGACTCGCCGTGCGGTCGAGGAGGAGTGCCCGAACCTGGTGCTGCTCGACCTGTGCCTCGACTTTGCCGCGACCGGGCGCATCACCGTCGCGCGCGCCGACCAGTGCGGGCTCGGCGCATTCCGCGCGGTCATCGGCACGCTGCAGAAAGCCGGCGTCAATGTGAGCGTCATCGACGACGTGGCCGGCCTGCTGTCGCTGCGCGTCGTCGCGATGCTCGCGAACGAAGCTGCCGACGCGGTGCTGTACGGCGTCGCCAGCGCCACCGATGTCGACACCGCGATGTGTCACGGCACGAACTACCCGAAAGGCGGGCCGCTCGCGTGGGCCGACCAGCTCGGCGCGGCGTTCATCGCCGAAGTGATCTCGAACCTTGCAGCGCATTACGGCGAAGAACGCTATCGCGTGTCGCCGTTCCTGCAACGCAAAGCCTTCAAGGGAGAGCTGGTGCATGACTGA
- the paaI gene encoding hydroxyphenylacetyl-CoA thioesterase PaaI — MTEAGFRDLTNGLEPQALAERVRDGMSEMDPTLKGFGIGVEAIGPGYAKMTMTVRKDMLNGFGICHGGFITLLADSAFAYSCNSYNEMTVASGISLDFMAPGRPGDVLIAEAKELFVAGRTGVYDISVVNQKGELLAMMRGKSYRLKGRAIVDL, encoded by the coding sequence ATGACTGAGGCGGGATTCAGGGATCTCACCAACGGACTCGAGCCGCAGGCGCTGGCCGAACGGGTGCGCGACGGCATGTCGGAGATGGACCCGACGCTGAAGGGCTTCGGCATCGGCGTCGAAGCGATCGGGCCCGGCTACGCGAAGATGACGATGACGGTGCGCAAGGACATGCTGAACGGCTTCGGCATCTGCCACGGCGGCTTCATCACGCTGCTCGCCGATTCGGCGTTCGCGTATTCGTGCAACAGCTACAACGAAATGACCGTCGCGTCCGGCATCAGCCTCGACTTCATGGCGCCGGGCCGCCCGGGCGACGTGCTCATTGCGGAAGCGAAAGAGCTTTTCGTCGCCGGTCGCACCGGGGTCTATGACATCAGCGTCGTCAACCAGAAAGGCGAGCTGCTGGCGATGATGCGCGGCAAGTCGTATCGTTTGAAAGGCCGGGCGATCGTGGATTTGTGA
- the paaK gene encoding phenylacetate--CoA ligase PaaK: MSVKTPSPGDLEPIETASRDELRALQLERLKWSVRHAYENVPHYRKSFEAKGVHPDDLKTLEDLARFPFTAKADLRDNYPFGMFAVPRGKLARVHASSGTTGKPTVVGYTLKDIDTWAGVVARSIRAAGGRAGDMVHVSYGYGLFTGGLGAHYGAERLGCVVVPMSGGQTEKQIQVIQDFKPDIIMVTPSYMLTILDEMEHMGIDPKSTSLKIGIFGAEPWTQGMREAMEVRSGLDAVDIYGLSEVMGPGVASECVESKDGPVVWEDHFYPEIIDPQTGEVLPDGEEGELVFTTLTKEAMPVIRYRTRDLTRLLPPTSRSMRRMAKITGRSDDMLIIRGVNLFPTQIEELICHMPQLAAQYLLEVDKKGHMDTLTVKVELDPEAVVGRHPQQKSAVGEELAHRIKTFIGVSAKVIVGEPFSIERVTVGKARRVVDRRPKE, encoded by the coding sequence ATGTCAGTGAAGACGCCGTCGCCCGGTGATCTGGAGCCGATCGAGACCGCCAGCCGGGACGAACTGCGCGCGTTGCAGCTCGAGCGACTGAAATGGAGCGTGCGCCACGCGTATGAAAACGTGCCGCATTACCGCAAGAGCTTCGAGGCGAAAGGCGTCCATCCCGACGACCTGAAAACGCTCGAGGACCTCGCCCGGTTTCCGTTCACCGCGAAAGCCGACCTGCGCGACAACTACCCTTTCGGGATGTTCGCGGTGCCGCGCGGCAAGCTCGCCCGGGTCCATGCGTCGTCGGGCACGACCGGCAAGCCGACCGTCGTCGGCTACACGCTGAAGGATATCGACACCTGGGCTGGTGTCGTCGCGCGCTCGATCCGCGCCGCCGGCGGGCGGGCCGGTGACATGGTGCATGTGTCCTACGGCTACGGCCTCTTCACCGGCGGTCTCGGGGCGCATTACGGCGCCGAGCGGCTCGGTTGCGTGGTGGTGCCGATGTCCGGCGGCCAGACCGAGAAGCAGATCCAGGTGATCCAGGATTTCAAGCCCGACATCATCATGGTGACGCCGTCCTACATGCTGACGATCCTCGACGAGATGGAGCACATGGGCATCGACCCGAAGTCGACTTCGCTGAAAATCGGCATTTTCGGCGCCGAGCCCTGGACGCAGGGGATGCGCGAGGCGATGGAGGTGCGCTCGGGGCTGGACGCGGTCGACATCTACGGCCTGTCCGAAGTGATGGGGCCGGGCGTCGCGAGCGAATGCGTCGAGAGCAAGGACGGTCCGGTGGTGTGGGAAGACCATTTCTACCCCGAGATCATCGACCCGCAGACCGGCGAAGTGCTGCCGGACGGCGAGGAAGGCGAGCTCGTGTTCACGACGCTGACCAAGGAAGCGATGCCGGTGATCCGCTACCGCACGCGCGACCTGACGCGGCTGTTGCCGCCGACTTCGCGCAGCATGCGGCGCATGGCGAAGATCACCGGTCGTTCGGACGACATGCTGATCATCCGTGGCGTTAACCTTTTTCCGACGCAGATCGAGGAGCTGATCTGCCACATGCCCCAGCTCGCCGCGCAATACCTGCTGGAAGTCGACAAGAAAGGCCACATGGACACGCTGACGGTGAAGGTCGAGCTGGACCCGGAAGCGGTCGTCGGCCGGCATCCCCAGCAGAAGTCGGCAGTCGGCGAGGAGCTCGCGCATCGCATCAAGACTTTCATCGGCGTCTCAGCGAAAGTCATCGTCGGCGAGCCGTTCTCGATCGAGCGCGTGACGGTCGGCAAAGCCAGGCGCGTCGTCGACCGCCGGCCGAAGGAATGA
- the paaA gene encoding 1,2-phenylacetyl-CoA epoxidase subunit PaaA produces MYTQALDIPQQNTEAKGPRTIENPAYQAEFDAKIDAGGYIEAKDWMPESYRKTLVRQISQHAHSEIVGMLPEGNWITRAPTLKRKAILLAKVQDEGGHGLYLYAAAETLGVSRDELLDALHSGKAKYSSIFNYPTLTWADIGVVGWLVDGAAIMNQIPLCKCSYGPYARAMVRICKEESFHQRQGYDLLLTMMKGTQEQRDMVQDAVNRWWWPSIMMFGPHDKDSTHSAQSSRWGIKRISNDDLRQKFVDATVEQAKVLGVTMPDPELKWNEARGHYDFGVIDWDEFWNVVNGHGQGNVDRLAARVKAWDDGAWVREAALEYARKHDARDSRAA; encoded by the coding sequence ATGTACACACAAGCTCTGGATATTCCCCAGCAGAACACCGAAGCGAAAGGCCCGCGGACGATCGAGAACCCCGCCTATCAGGCCGAGTTCGACGCGAAGATCGACGCCGGCGGCTACATCGAAGCGAAGGACTGGATGCCCGAGTCCTATCGCAAGACGTTGGTACGGCAGATCAGCCAGCACGCGCATTCCGAGATCGTCGGCATGCTGCCCGAAGGCAACTGGATCACGCGCGCGCCGACGTTGAAGAGGAAGGCGATCCTGCTCGCGAAAGTGCAGGACGAAGGCGGCCACGGACTGTATCTGTACGCCGCGGCCGAGACGCTCGGCGTGTCGCGCGACGAGCTGCTCGACGCGCTGCACTCGGGCAAGGCGAAATACAGCTCGATCTTCAATTACCCGACGCTGACCTGGGCGGACATCGGCGTCGTCGGCTGGCTCGTCGACGGCGCGGCGATCATGAACCAGATCCCGCTGTGCAAGTGCAGCTACGGCCCGTATGCCCGCGCGATGGTGCGCATTTGCAAGGAGGAATCCTTCCACCAGCGCCAGGGCTACGACCTGCTGCTGACGATGATGAAAGGCACCCAGGAGCAGCGCGACATGGTGCAGGACGCGGTCAATCGCTGGTGGTGGCCGTCGATCATGATGTTCGGTCCGCACGACAAGGATTCGACGCACTCCGCGCAAAGCTCGCGCTGGGGCATCAAGCGCATCTCGAACGACGACCTGCGGCAGAAGTTCGTCGACGCGACGGTCGAGCAGGCCAAGGTGCTGGGCGTGACGATGCCGGACCCCGAACTGAAATGGAACGAGGCGCGCGGCCATTACGACTTCGGCGTGATCGACTGGGACGAGTTCTGGAATGTTGTGAACGGCCACGGCCAGGGCAACGTCGACCGGCTCGCGGCGCGCGTCAAGGCTTGGGACGACGGTGCCTGGGTGCGCGAAGCGGCGCTCGAATATGCGCGCAAGCACGACGCCCGCGACAGCCGTGCCGCCTGA
- the paaB gene encoding 1,2-phenylacetyl-CoA epoxidase subunit PaaB: MERKEWPLWEVFVRSRNGLDHKHCGSVHAPDAKLALQVARDVYTRRQEGVSLWVVQADHIVASDPDAKPELFDPAEDKIYRHPTFYQLPDEVNHM, translated from the coding sequence ATGGAACGCAAGGAATGGCCGCTGTGGGAAGTTTTCGTCCGCAGCCGTAACGGACTCGACCACAAACACTGCGGCAGCGTGCATGCGCCGGACGCGAAGCTTGCGCTGCAGGTCGCGCGCGACGTCTACACCCGCCGCCAGGAAGGCGTGAGCCTGTGGGTCGTGCAGGCCGACCACATCGTCGCTTCCGACCCTGACGCGAAGCCGGAGCTGTTCGATCCGGCCGAAGACAAGATCTACCGGCACCCGACGTTCTACCAGCTGCCGGACGAAGTGAACCACATGTAA
- the paaC gene encoding 1,2-phenylacetyl-CoA epoxidase subunit PaaC, producing the protein MTQQMTSPEHIEYVLRLGDNALILGQRLSEWCGHAPVLEEDMALANMSLDLIGQARMLLTHAGRLEGRGRDEDQLAFLRTEPNYRNLTLCELPNQDFARTMVRNFLYSSFQKLLWERLMTSSDAELAAIAAKSIKEARYHAQHAGDWVIRLGDGTAESYARAQGALDYLWPYTAEFFVATPVDDTVAAAGVGPAWSELETAWEALAMPVLAEATLTVPARTPFRSYGKFGRHSEHMGHLLAEMQIMQRTYPGAQW; encoded by the coding sequence ATGACCCAACAGATGACAAGCCCCGAACATATCGAATACGTGCTGCGCCTCGGCGACAACGCGCTGATTCTTGGCCAGCGCCTGTCCGAGTGGTGCGGCCACGCGCCGGTGCTCGAAGAGGACATGGCGCTCGCGAACATGTCGCTCGACCTGATTGGCCAGGCGCGCATGCTGCTCACGCACGCCGGTCGGCTCGAAGGCCGCGGTCGCGACGAGGACCAGCTCGCGTTCCTGCGCACCGAGCCGAACTACCGCAACCTGACGCTGTGCGAGCTGCCGAACCAGGACTTCGCGCGCACGATGGTGCGCAACTTCCTCTACAGCAGCTTCCAGAAGCTGCTGTGGGAACGCCTGATGACGTCGAGCGATGCCGAACTGGCCGCGATCGCCGCGAAAAGCATCAAGGAAGCGCGCTACCACGCGCAGCACGCCGGCGACTGGGTGATCCGCCTCGGCGACGGCACGGCCGAATCGTACGCGCGGGCGCAAGGCGCGCTCGACTACCTGTGGCCCTACACGGCCGAGTTCTTCGTCGCGACACCGGTCGACGACACGGTCGCGGCGGCCGGCGTCGGCCCGGCGTGGAGCGAACTGGAAACGGCCTGGGAAGCGCTCGCCATGCCGGTGCTGGCCGAGGCGACGCTGACGGTGCCGGCACGCACGCCGTTCCGTTCGTACGGCAAGTTCGGTCGCCACAGCGAGCACATGGGCCATCTGCTCGCCGAGATGCAGATCATGCAGCGCACCTACCCCGGCGCGCAGTGGTGA
- the paaD gene encoding 1,2-phenylacetyl-CoA epoxidase subunit PaaD: protein MLTEARAWQVLEAVPDPEIPVISVTELGIVREVVATAAGLHVVVTPTYSGCPATEVIAQSIRDALVAAGGGDVTVETRLAPAWTTDWITEPAKEKLRVYGIAPPGGDAPVGPQPIRFVPKKLACPRCGSTDSVRLSEFGSTACKALYRCRSCLEPFEYFKPI from the coding sequence ATGTTGACCGAAGCCCGCGCCTGGCAGGTGCTCGAGGCCGTGCCGGACCCCGAGATCCCGGTGATCTCGGTGACCGAGCTGGGCATCGTGCGCGAAGTCGTCGCGACCGCCGCCGGCCTGCACGTCGTCGTCACGCCGACCTACTCCGGTTGCCCGGCGACCGAAGTCATCGCGCAGAGCATCCGCGATGCGCTGGTCGCTGCCGGCGGCGGCGACGTGACGGTCGAGACGCGTCTCGCCCCGGCCTGGACAACCGACTGGATCACCGAGCCGGCAAAGGAAAAACTGCGCGTCTACGGCATCGCCCCGCCCGGCGGTGACGCGCCGGTCGGTCCGCAGCCGATCCGCTTCGTGCCGAAGAAGCTCGCGTGTCCGCGCTGCGGCTCGACCGATTCGGTGCGCCTGTCCGAATTCGGCTCGACTGCATGCAAGGCACTGTACCGCTGCCGCTCGTGCCTCGAACCGTTCGAATATTTCAAACCGATCTAA